A section of the Hypomesus transpacificus isolate Combined female chromosome 1, fHypTra1, whole genome shotgun sequence genome encodes:
- the f8 gene encoding coagulation factor VIII isoform X2 → MTLSLPEATTSAFTKDGVRRSREFILIFAVFDETKSWYGEIGERRFREKFKKSSSRKQYHTINGYINSTLPGLTMCQSRDYVFWHLIGMGTAPEIHSIQFQDHTLQVMSHRKVSLEMSPMTFTTAEMKPSTAGRFLISCQINAHRHEGMNALFTVEDCPEPVTIRPPDRRQVNPNNDDKDYIDYYGGGDYGNGEELFSTLVLKPVKVTAEGRSSKGGRSKTWVHYIAAEEVNWDYAPHLRPGDKLLSSEFFPSHPQRRSYQYKKVVYVEYTDIRFTTKKTSSQRLLGPLLKGEINDQFQIIFKNLASRPFNMYPNGLTRIYPLRRTDNVAEKDLRSMQVPPNGTFGYLWRLTSEDGPLEGDPQCLTRLYQSTVDPERDLASGLVGPLLICKHQAINRNGKLVGPDRDESLMFAVFDENRSWYANENIQKYSQAPNMVNPSDPDSYNANVIYSVNGIMFSGRQFLMCKSDVTYWHVANVGTQSRFLSVYFTGNLFQRDQVYESVLTLFPMSGEMVPVESELSGEWEISAFDSSLKGRGMAVRYTVRSCQGDIPLAENEETDDYDGFADYLDTLLPRGLQSQPRNRTVAVRVCKKPTPAQNSTSSQTGNTTGDAANDITRETSEEKLECEVKYVIMPPSEEEEANQIPLEVLAELERDGGRTPALVPQGRDSGPGNRRLRRQAAEREGEGVAEGGEGGVEGGKLEVEAGGKVVPEAEERGGEFGTETEGVGHIDGGLGDKTIIWQTDRAETQESNNILEDCDPLDPTDPLNQLTEGWSDEGFDQYLETPNHIQSRPEQTLLDWLDLDHANISANDTAASGLELSLEYDDYHDTVNATSEGWNSEQPDVRSSGGRYPSYYIAAQEVTWDYGIRTPPQLITPEEIRRGMRKFLPQYKKVVFRGYRDKDFQHQVTRGELQEHLGILGPLIRVEVNDLLTVTFKNMASRPYSLHLHGVYDRSQEGSLAGEPVPPGEVRVYTWRVSRTQGPTTSEFDCKAGAYYSTVDKEKDLHSGLVGPLVVCKPDTLDTLLRLQPGLQEYSLLFHTFDETQSWYKEENLQQYCTPPCHARPDDTWYQSSNKFAAINGYVAETLPGLLVAQHQPARWHLLNVGGDGEYHAVQFHGLPFSLHKKKEHRRGIYNLHPGVFGTVEMRPGTVGTWLVECTVGDHQLAGMRAKLLVYDPECAQPLGLRSGRIEDHHITASDSIDNWEPGLARLELSGRVNAWMGRNKNSWIQVDLQKPTLVHGLQTQGARTSLGLKDYFIMHFIISYSLDLETWTTYRGNSSTHRYIFNGNIDGSKVKENRLSPPIVGRYIRIQPITIQRNPALRLELLGCDVNSCSFPLGLQRGLLVPDSSFSASSFRNTWRHSWPPALARLHQEGSANAWRPKNDNPHEWLQVDFLKVKRLTGVVTQGAKSLLTQMMVTEFSVSMSDNGHTWSSVLDDNSQREKVFSGNSEPDEEVLTMFVPPLFGRYIRILPRGWVNHIALRLEFLGCDTQQRL, encoded by the exons ATGACGCTGTCCCTCCCGGAGGCTACTACCA GTGCCTTCACCAAAGACGGAgtcaggaggagcagagagttCATCCTGATCTTCGCAGTTTTTGACGAGACCAAGAGCTGGTATGGAGAGATCGGAGAGAGGAGATTTAGAGAGAAATTCAAGAAGTCCAGCAGCAGGAAACAATACCACACCATCAACGGATACATCAACTCAACTCTTCCAG GTCTGACCATGTGCCAGAGTCGTGATTACGTTTTCTGGCATCTGATTGGAATGGGCACCGCTCCAGAGATCCACTCAATCCAGTTCCAGGATCACACCCTGCAG GTAATGTCCCATCGCAAGGTCTCCTTGGAGATGAGCCCCATGACCTTCACCACGGCAGAGATGAAGCCCAGCACCGCAGGACGTTTCCTCATAAGCTGTCAGATCAATGCCCACCGCCACG AGGGCATGAACGCCCTGTTCACAGTGGAGGACTGCCCTGAGCCTGTGACCATTCGACCCCCTGACCGGCGCCAGGTCAATCCCAACAATGACGACAAGGATTACATTGACTACTATGGCGGGGGGGATTACGGTAATGGGGAGGAGCTCTTCTCCACGCTGGTCCTGAAGCCGGTGAAGGTTACAGCAGAGGGACGCTCCAGCAAAGGGGGGCGGTCCAAGACCTGGGTCCACTACATTGCTGCTGAGGAGGTCAACTGGGACTATGCCCCTCACCTACGCCCCGGAGACAA GTTGCTGTCCTCGGAGTTCTTCCCAAGTCATCCCCAGCGCCGGAGCTACCAGTATAAGAAGGTGGTATACGTGGAGTACACAGACATCAGGTTCACGACGAAGAAGACCTCGTCTCAGAGGCTGCTGGGACCTCTCCTCAAAGGAGAGATTAACGACCAGTTCCAG ATTATTTTCAAAAACCTGGCAAGTCGGCCTTTTAACATGTACCCAAATGGCCTCACCAGGATCTATCCACTGAGAAGGACAGATAATG TGGCTGAGAAAGACCTGCGCTCCATGCAGGTGCCCCCCAATGGTACATTTGGCTACCTGTGGAGGCTGACCTCTGAGGACGGCCCCCTGGAGGGGGACCCTCAGTGTCTTACCAGGCTGTACCAGAGCACCGTGGACCCCGAAAGGGACCTGGCCTCCGGCCTGGTTGGGCCCCTCCTCATCTGCAAACACCAGGCCATCAACCGTAATGGAAAACTG GTGGGCCCAGACAGAGATGAGAGTCTGATGTTTGCAGTGTTTGATGAGAACAGAAGCTGGTACGCAAATGAGAACATTCAAAAGTACAGTCAGGCCCCTAACATGGTCAACCCCTCAGACCCAGACTCCTACAACGCCAACGTCATTTACA GTGTAAATGGCATCATGTTCAGCGGGCGCCAGTTCCTGATGTGCAAGAGTGACGTGACCTACTGGCATGTGGCCAACGTGGGGACGCAGAGCCGCTTCTTGTCTGTCTACTTCACAGGAAACCTCTTCCAGCGAGATCAGGTGTATGAGTCCGTCCTTACGCTGTTCCCCATGTCAGGGGAAATGGTTCCTGTTGAGTCAGAGTTAAGTG GTGAGTGGGAAATCAGTGCCTTTGATAGCAGCCTAAAGGGTCGTGGCATGGCCGTGCGGTACACGGTGCGGTCCTGCCAGGGAGACATCCCATTGGCAGAGAATGAGGAAACAGACGACTACGATGGCTTTGCTGACTACCTGGACACACTATTACCCAGGGGGCTACAAAGCCAACCTCGCAACCGCACTGTGGCAGTCAGGGTTTGCAAGAAACCCACCCCTGCCCAAAACTCCACATCTTCCCAGACAGGAAACACCACTGGCGATGCTGCCAACGATATCACTAGGGAGACAAGTGAGGAAAAGTTGGAGTGTGAGGTCAAGTATGTGATTATGCCTCcatcagaggaagaggaggcaaaCCAGATTCCTCTGGAAGTCTTGGCAGAATTGGAGAGAGACGGTGGGAGGACACCAGCCCTGGTACCGCAGGGCAGAGACTCAGGTCCAGGGAACAGGAGACTGAGGCGCCAGGCtgctgagagagaaggagagggtgtagcagaaggaggtgagggtggagtggagggaggaaagCTTGAGGTAGAGGCAGGGGGAAAGGTAGTTCCTGAggcagaggaaagggggggtgaATTTGGGACTGAGACCGAAGGGGTAGGACATATTGATGGGGGGCTGGGAGACAAAACAATCATATGGCAGACTGATAGGGCCGAGACTCAGGAGAGCAATAATATCCTGGAAGACTGCGATCCACTAGATCCCACAGATCCATTAAATCAACTCACAGAAGGATGGAGTGATGAAGGTTTCGACCAGTACCTGGAAACCCCAAACCATATTCAGTCTAGACCAGAACAAACGCTCCTAGACTGGCTTGACCTCGATCACGCCAACATCTCGGCTAATGACACAGCTGCGTCTGGGCTGGAGCTGTCCTTGGAGTACGATGACTACCACGACACGGTGAACGCCACATCAGAGGGATGGAATTCAGAACAGCCAGATGTCCGATCCTCAGGGGGGCGTTACCCAAGCTACTATATTGCAGCTCAGGAGGTCACCTGGGACTATGGGATCAGAACCCCTCCTCAGCTCATCACACCAGA AGAGATACGTCGAGGGATGAGGAAGTTTCTGCCACAGTATAAGAAGGTGGTGTTTCGAGGTTACAGAGACAAGGACTTCCAGCACCAGGTGACCCGCGGAGAGCTTCAGGAACACCTGGGTATCCTGGGACCCTTGATCCGAGTAGAGGTCAACGACCTCCTGACC GTGACATTCAAGAACATGGCATCCAGGCCCTACTCTCTGCATCTCCACGGGGTTTATGACCGGAGCCAGGAGGGCAGTCTGGCGGGGGAACCTGTTCCGCCGGGGGAGGTGCGCGTGTACACCTGGAGGGTCTCTAGGACCCAGGGCCCCACCACCTCCGAATTTGACTGCAAGGCAGGGGCCTACTACTCCACAGTTGACAAG GAGAAAGATCTCCACTCAGGTCTGGTAGGTCCTCTGGTTGTCTGTAAGCCTGATACCCTGGACACTCTCCTCAGACTGCAGCCTGGCCTCCAGGAGTATTCCCTGCTCTTCCACACCTTTGACGAGACCCAGAGCTGGTACAAGGAGGAGAACCTGCAGCAGTACTGCACCCCGCCCTGCCACGCCCGGCCTGATGATACCTGGTACCAGAGCAGCAACAAGTTTGCAG CGATTAATGGCTATGTGGCGGAGACACTTCCTGGTTTGCTGGTTGCCCAGCACCAGCCAGCCAGGTGGCACCTGCTGAATGTTGGGGGTGATGGGGAGTACCACGCCGTGCAGTTCCATGGCCTACCCTTCAGCCTGCACAAGAAGAAGGAACACCGCAGGGGCATCTACAATCTTCATCCCG GCGTGTTTGGCACAGTAGAGATGAGGCCGGGCACTGTGGGCACCTGGCTGGTGGAGTGTACTGTGGGGGACCACCAGCTGGCTGGCATGAGAGCAAAGCTTCTGGTCTACGACCCAG AATGTGCCCAACCCCTGGGGTTAAGGTCGGGAAGAATCGAGGATCATCACATAACAGCATCAGATTCCATAG ATAACTGGGAGCCGGGACTGGCCAGACTGGAGCTGTCAGGAAGAGTGAACGCTTGGATGGGCAGAAATAAGAATTCCTGGATACAG GTGGACCTCCAGAAACCCACCTTGGTCCACGGGCTGCAGACCCAGGGAGCCAGAACCTCTCTGGGCCTGAAAGACTACTTCATCATGCACTTCATCATCTCCTACAGTCTGGATCTGGAGACCTGGACCACCTATAGAGggaacagcagcacacacagatAT ATCTTCAACGGGAACATTGATGGCTCCAAAGTTAAGGAGAACCGTCTCAGTCCTCCAATTGTGGGACGCTACATCCGCATACAACCAATCACAATCCAGAGAAACCCTGCCCTCAGGCTGGAGCTGCTCGGCTGTGATGTCAACA GCTGTTCTTTCCCACTGGGTCTGCAGAGAGGGCTGCTGGTTCCAGACAGCAGCTTTAGCGCCTCTTCCTTCCGAAACACCTGGAGGCACTCCTGGCCTCCTGCCCTAGCCCGCCTGCACCAGGAGGGCAGCGCCAACGCCTGGAGACccaag aacGACAACCCGCATGAGTGGCTGCAAGTGGACTTCCTGAAGGTCAAACGTCTCACCGGAGTCGTGACCCAGGGGGCAAAGTCTTTGCTCACCCAGATGATGGTGACGGAGTTCTCAGTGTCGATGAGCGACAACGGCCACACCTGGTCCAGTGTGTTGGATGACAACTCCCAGAGAGAAAAG GTCTTCAGTGGTAACAGTGAGCCTGACGAGGAGGTGCTGACCATGTTTGTCCCTCCACTGTTCGGCCGCTACATTCGCATCCTCCCCCGTGGCTGGGTCAACCATATCGCCCTCCGTCTGGAGTTCCTAGGCTGTGACACCCAGCAGCGCCTCTGA
- the f8 gene encoding coagulation factor VIII isoform X1 encodes MRRFALLLLLFFLCGAGESSPVIREFHIAAVEIGWDYVHLDVVDTASGERIRSKDAPQKYIKAVYREYTDATYSVPKSRPTWAGIQGPVIHAQASDRVVIHFKNLASQPYSISPVGVTYWKQSEGAGYEDSTAGQEKQDDAVPPGGYYQYVWDISPRDGPTSSDPDCLTYSYSSQVDSVRDFNSGLIGALLVCKSSAFTKDGVRRSREFILIFAVFDETKSWYGEIGERRFREKFKKSSSRKQYHTINGYINSTLPGLTMCQSRDYVFWHLIGMGTAPEIHSIQFQDHTLQVMSHRKVSLEMSPMTFTTAEMKPSTAGRFLISCQINAHRHEGMNALFTVEDCPEPVTIRPPDRRQVNPNNDDKDYIDYYGGGDYGNGEELFSTLVLKPVKVTAEGRSSKGGRSKTWVHYIAAEEVNWDYAPHLRPGDKLLSSEFFPSHPQRRSYQYKKVVYVEYTDIRFTTKKTSSQRLLGPLLKGEINDQFQIIFKNLASRPFNMYPNGLTRIYPLRRTDNVAEKDLRSMQVPPNGTFGYLWRLTSEDGPLEGDPQCLTRLYQSTVDPERDLASGLVGPLLICKHQAINRNGKLVGPDRDESLMFAVFDENRSWYANENIQKYSQAPNMVNPSDPDSYNANVIYSVNGIMFSGRQFLMCKSDVTYWHVANVGTQSRFLSVYFTGNLFQRDQVYESVLTLFPMSGEMVPVESELSGEWEISAFDSSLKGRGMAVRYTVRSCQGDIPLAENEETDDYDGFADYLDTLLPRGLQSQPRNRTVAVRVCKKPTPAQNSTSSQTGNTTGDAANDITRETSEEKLECEVKYVIMPPSEEEEANQIPLEVLAELERDGGRTPALVPQGRDSGPGNRRLRRQAAEREGEGVAEGGEGGVEGGKLEVEAGGKVVPEAEERGGEFGTETEGVGHIDGGLGDKTIIWQTDRAETQESNNILEDCDPLDPTDPLNQLTEGWSDEGFDQYLETPNHIQSRPEQTLLDWLDLDHANISANDTAASGLELSLEYDDYHDTVNATSEGWNSEQPDVRSSGGRYPSYYIAAQEVTWDYGIRTPPQLITPEEIRRGMRKFLPQYKKVVFRGYRDKDFQHQVTRGELQEHLGILGPLIRVEVNDLLTVTFKNMASRPYSLHLHGVYDRSQEGSLAGEPVPPGEVRVYTWRVSRTQGPTTSEFDCKAGAYYSTVDKEKDLHSGLVGPLVVCKPDTLDTLLRLQPGLQEYSLLFHTFDETQSWYKEENLQQYCTPPCHARPDDTWYQSSNKFAAINGYVAETLPGLLVAQHQPARWHLLNVGGDGEYHAVQFHGLPFSLHKKKEHRRGIYNLHPGVFGTVEMRPGTVGTWLVECTVGDHQLAGMRAKLLVYDPECAQPLGLRSGRIEDHHITASDSIDNWEPGLARLELSGRVNAWMGRNKNSWIQVDLQKPTLVHGLQTQGARTSLGLKDYFIMHFIISYSLDLETWTTYRGNSSTHRYIFNGNIDGSKVKENRLSPPIVGRYIRIQPITIQRNPALRLELLGCDVNSCSFPLGLQRGLLVPDSSFSASSFRNTWRHSWPPALARLHQEGSANAWRPKNDNPHEWLQVDFLKVKRLTGVVTQGAKSLLTQMMVTEFSVSMSDNGHTWSSVLDDNSQREKVFSGNSEPDEEVLTMFVPPLFGRYIRILPRGWVNHIALRLEFLGCDTQQRL; translated from the exons GAAGCAGGATGACGCTGTCCCTCCCGGAGGCTACTACCAGTACGTGTGGGACATCAGTCCCCGAGACGGGCCGACCAGCAGCGACCCAGACTGCCTGACCTACTCCTACTCTTCCCAGGTGGACTCAGTCCGAGACTTCAACTCAGGGCTCATCGGAGCTCTGCTTGTCTGCAAATCAA GTGCCTTCACCAAAGACGGAgtcaggaggagcagagagttCATCCTGATCTTCGCAGTTTTTGACGAGACCAAGAGCTGGTATGGAGAGATCGGAGAGAGGAGATTTAGAGAGAAATTCAAGAAGTCCAGCAGCAGGAAACAATACCACACCATCAACGGATACATCAACTCAACTCTTCCAG GTCTGACCATGTGCCAGAGTCGTGATTACGTTTTCTGGCATCTGATTGGAATGGGCACCGCTCCAGAGATCCACTCAATCCAGTTCCAGGATCACACCCTGCAG GTAATGTCCCATCGCAAGGTCTCCTTGGAGATGAGCCCCATGACCTTCACCACGGCAGAGATGAAGCCCAGCACCGCAGGACGTTTCCTCATAAGCTGTCAGATCAATGCCCACCGCCACG AGGGCATGAACGCCCTGTTCACAGTGGAGGACTGCCCTGAGCCTGTGACCATTCGACCCCCTGACCGGCGCCAGGTCAATCCCAACAATGACGACAAGGATTACATTGACTACTATGGCGGGGGGGATTACGGTAATGGGGAGGAGCTCTTCTCCACGCTGGTCCTGAAGCCGGTGAAGGTTACAGCAGAGGGACGCTCCAGCAAAGGGGGGCGGTCCAAGACCTGGGTCCACTACATTGCTGCTGAGGAGGTCAACTGGGACTATGCCCCTCACCTACGCCCCGGAGACAA GTTGCTGTCCTCGGAGTTCTTCCCAAGTCATCCCCAGCGCCGGAGCTACCAGTATAAGAAGGTGGTATACGTGGAGTACACAGACATCAGGTTCACGACGAAGAAGACCTCGTCTCAGAGGCTGCTGGGACCTCTCCTCAAAGGAGAGATTAACGACCAGTTCCAG ATTATTTTCAAAAACCTGGCAAGTCGGCCTTTTAACATGTACCCAAATGGCCTCACCAGGATCTATCCACTGAGAAGGACAGATAATG TGGCTGAGAAAGACCTGCGCTCCATGCAGGTGCCCCCCAATGGTACATTTGGCTACCTGTGGAGGCTGACCTCTGAGGACGGCCCCCTGGAGGGGGACCCTCAGTGTCTTACCAGGCTGTACCAGAGCACCGTGGACCCCGAAAGGGACCTGGCCTCCGGCCTGGTTGGGCCCCTCCTCATCTGCAAACACCAGGCCATCAACCGTAATGGAAAACTG GTGGGCCCAGACAGAGATGAGAGTCTGATGTTTGCAGTGTTTGATGAGAACAGAAGCTGGTACGCAAATGAGAACATTCAAAAGTACAGTCAGGCCCCTAACATGGTCAACCCCTCAGACCCAGACTCCTACAACGCCAACGTCATTTACA GTGTAAATGGCATCATGTTCAGCGGGCGCCAGTTCCTGATGTGCAAGAGTGACGTGACCTACTGGCATGTGGCCAACGTGGGGACGCAGAGCCGCTTCTTGTCTGTCTACTTCACAGGAAACCTCTTCCAGCGAGATCAGGTGTATGAGTCCGTCCTTACGCTGTTCCCCATGTCAGGGGAAATGGTTCCTGTTGAGTCAGAGTTAAGTG GTGAGTGGGAAATCAGTGCCTTTGATAGCAGCCTAAAGGGTCGTGGCATGGCCGTGCGGTACACGGTGCGGTCCTGCCAGGGAGACATCCCATTGGCAGAGAATGAGGAAACAGACGACTACGATGGCTTTGCTGACTACCTGGACACACTATTACCCAGGGGGCTACAAAGCCAACCTCGCAACCGCACTGTGGCAGTCAGGGTTTGCAAGAAACCCACCCCTGCCCAAAACTCCACATCTTCCCAGACAGGAAACACCACTGGCGATGCTGCCAACGATATCACTAGGGAGACAAGTGAGGAAAAGTTGGAGTGTGAGGTCAAGTATGTGATTATGCCTCcatcagaggaagaggaggcaaaCCAGATTCCTCTGGAAGTCTTGGCAGAATTGGAGAGAGACGGTGGGAGGACACCAGCCCTGGTACCGCAGGGCAGAGACTCAGGTCCAGGGAACAGGAGACTGAGGCGCCAGGCtgctgagagagaaggagagggtgtagcagaaggaggtgagggtggagtggagggaggaaagCTTGAGGTAGAGGCAGGGGGAAAGGTAGTTCCTGAggcagaggaaagggggggtgaATTTGGGACTGAGACCGAAGGGGTAGGACATATTGATGGGGGGCTGGGAGACAAAACAATCATATGGCAGACTGATAGGGCCGAGACTCAGGAGAGCAATAATATCCTGGAAGACTGCGATCCACTAGATCCCACAGATCCATTAAATCAACTCACAGAAGGATGGAGTGATGAAGGTTTCGACCAGTACCTGGAAACCCCAAACCATATTCAGTCTAGACCAGAACAAACGCTCCTAGACTGGCTTGACCTCGATCACGCCAACATCTCGGCTAATGACACAGCTGCGTCTGGGCTGGAGCTGTCCTTGGAGTACGATGACTACCACGACACGGTGAACGCCACATCAGAGGGATGGAATTCAGAACAGCCAGATGTCCGATCCTCAGGGGGGCGTTACCCAAGCTACTATATTGCAGCTCAGGAGGTCACCTGGGACTATGGGATCAGAACCCCTCCTCAGCTCATCACACCAGA AGAGATACGTCGAGGGATGAGGAAGTTTCTGCCACAGTATAAGAAGGTGGTGTTTCGAGGTTACAGAGACAAGGACTTCCAGCACCAGGTGACCCGCGGAGAGCTTCAGGAACACCTGGGTATCCTGGGACCCTTGATCCGAGTAGAGGTCAACGACCTCCTGACC GTGACATTCAAGAACATGGCATCCAGGCCCTACTCTCTGCATCTCCACGGGGTTTATGACCGGAGCCAGGAGGGCAGTCTGGCGGGGGAACCTGTTCCGCCGGGGGAGGTGCGCGTGTACACCTGGAGGGTCTCTAGGACCCAGGGCCCCACCACCTCCGAATTTGACTGCAAGGCAGGGGCCTACTACTCCACAGTTGACAAG GAGAAAGATCTCCACTCAGGTCTGGTAGGTCCTCTGGTTGTCTGTAAGCCTGATACCCTGGACACTCTCCTCAGACTGCAGCCTGGCCTCCAGGAGTATTCCCTGCTCTTCCACACCTTTGACGAGACCCAGAGCTGGTACAAGGAGGAGAACCTGCAGCAGTACTGCACCCCGCCCTGCCACGCCCGGCCTGATGATACCTGGTACCAGAGCAGCAACAAGTTTGCAG CGATTAATGGCTATGTGGCGGAGACACTTCCTGGTTTGCTGGTTGCCCAGCACCAGCCAGCCAGGTGGCACCTGCTGAATGTTGGGGGTGATGGGGAGTACCACGCCGTGCAGTTCCATGGCCTACCCTTCAGCCTGCACAAGAAGAAGGAACACCGCAGGGGCATCTACAATCTTCATCCCG GCGTGTTTGGCACAGTAGAGATGAGGCCGGGCACTGTGGGCACCTGGCTGGTGGAGTGTACTGTGGGGGACCACCAGCTGGCTGGCATGAGAGCAAAGCTTCTGGTCTACGACCCAG AATGTGCCCAACCCCTGGGGTTAAGGTCGGGAAGAATCGAGGATCATCACATAACAGCATCAGATTCCATAG ATAACTGGGAGCCGGGACTGGCCAGACTGGAGCTGTCAGGAAGAGTGAACGCTTGGATGGGCAGAAATAAGAATTCCTGGATACAG GTGGACCTCCAGAAACCCACCTTGGTCCACGGGCTGCAGACCCAGGGAGCCAGAACCTCTCTGGGCCTGAAAGACTACTTCATCATGCACTTCATCATCTCCTACAGTCTGGATCTGGAGACCTGGACCACCTATAGAGggaacagcagcacacacagatAT ATCTTCAACGGGAACATTGATGGCTCCAAAGTTAAGGAGAACCGTCTCAGTCCTCCAATTGTGGGACGCTACATCCGCATACAACCAATCACAATCCAGAGAAACCCTGCCCTCAGGCTGGAGCTGCTCGGCTGTGATGTCAACA GCTGTTCTTTCCCACTGGGTCTGCAGAGAGGGCTGCTGGTTCCAGACAGCAGCTTTAGCGCCTCTTCCTTCCGAAACACCTGGAGGCACTCCTGGCCTCCTGCCCTAGCCCGCCTGCACCAGGAGGGCAGCGCCAACGCCTGGAGACccaag aacGACAACCCGCATGAGTGGCTGCAAGTGGACTTCCTGAAGGTCAAACGTCTCACCGGAGTCGTGACCCAGGGGGCAAAGTCTTTGCTCACCCAGATGATGGTGACGGAGTTCTCAGTGTCGATGAGCGACAACGGCCACACCTGGTCCAGTGTGTTGGATGACAACTCCCAGAGAGAAAAG GTCTTCAGTGGTAACAGTGAGCCTGACGAGGAGGTGCTGACCATGTTTGTCCCTCCACTGTTCGGCCGCTACATTCGCATCCTCCCCCGTGGCTGGGTCAACCATATCGCCCTCCGTCTGGAGTTCCTAGGCTGTGACACCCAGCAGCGCCTCTGA
- the slc16a2 gene encoding monocarboxylate transporter 8: protein MGVNGIDNQTDTASDETPTEQIADSGMEEKGISQDQANPQAPNGQGDSECKIAHDDSTIQLIEAGLKPAFSPSSEAQSPPVPISRHGAGFEPPEGGFGWLVVFAATWCNGSIFGIQNSFGILHMMLARDHADQTSQFRVAWVGALAMGMIFFCSPVVSMFTDHFGCRKTAIGGALVAFIGLLSSAFATSLSLRYFTYGILFGCGSSFAFQPSLVILGHYFRRRLGLANGVVTAGSSLFSMGLPVLLKKVVEPLGLKHTFQILSIFMLVQAFLAFTFKPLLPHGAPGPGPPVPTEPSAHLAATAGGSWLSRGLVQVRKYFNLRVFHIVTYRVWAFGVATAVLGYFVPYIHLINFVKEQFKETEKEWVLLVCIGASSGVGRLVFGKVGDLIPGVKKIYMQVASFMVLGLMSMMIPQCTMFEGLVVVCVFLGLCDGCFITIMAPIAFELVGPMQASQAIGYLLGLMALPMTAGPPIAGLLHDYFGNYQVAFYLAGVPPMVGGMVLFFVPLVHRRAQQGQQGAPQDPSADHMLPPAMAKSCPNGDMLPGYTDVETHI from the exons ATGGGGGTCAACGGGATAGACAATCAGACCGACACAGCAAGCGACGAGACTCCAACCGAACAGATTGCAGATTCAGGAATGGAGGAAAAAGGTATCTCCCAAGATCAAGCGAATCCACAAGCACCGAATGGTCAAGGGGACAGCGAGTGTAAAATCGCACACGATGACAGTACCATCCAGCTCATTGAAGCGGGACTTAAGCCTGCCTTTTCACCGAGTTCCGAGGCACAGTCCCCGCCAGTCCCAATATCTAGACACGGTGCGGGGTTCGAGCCACCGGAGGGCGGATTTGGATGGTTAGTCGTATTCGCTGCTACATGGTGTAATGGATCGATCTTCGGAATCCAGAACTCCTTCGGTATTCTCCACATGATGTTGGCGAGAGACCATGCCGACCAGACGTCGCAGTTCAGAGTAG cTTGGGTGGGGGCCCTAGCCATGGGCATGATCTTCTTTTGCTCTCCAGTGGTCAGCATGTTCACTGACCACTTTGGCTGCAGGAAGACTGCTATTGGTGGAGCCCTTGTGGCCTTCATAGGACTTCTCAGTAGCGCCTTTGCAAC CTCCCTCAGTCTGCGGTATTTCACCTACGGTATCCTGTTCGGCTGCGGTTCCTCCTTCGCCTTCCAGCCCTCCCTGGTCATTCTGGGGCACTACTTCCGCCGTCGACTGGGCCTTGCCAACGGGGTGGTGACAGCAGGCAGTAGCCTCTTCTCCATGGGCCTCCCAGTGCTTCTCAAGAAGGTGGTGGAGCCCCTGGGCCTTAAGCACACTTTCCAGATCCTCAGCATCTTCATGTTGGTCCAGGCCTTTCTGGCCTTCACCTTCAAGCCCCTTCTCCCTCACGGAGCTCCAGGCCCGGGACCCCCAGTTCCCACTGAGCCCTCGGCCCATCTGGCTGCCACCGCCGGGGGTAGCTGGTTGAGCCGAGGCCTGGTGCAGGTGCGGAAGTACTTTAACCTGCGAGTGTTCCACATTGTCACCTACAGGGTGTGGGCATTTGGGGTAGCGACTGCAGTGCTAGGGTACTTTGTACCCTACATCCACCTG ATCAACTTTGTGAAGGAGCAGttcaaggagacagagaaagagtgggTCCTTCTGGTGTGCATCGGAGCCTCATCTGGCGTGGGGCGCCTCGTCTTTGGGAAGGTTGGAGATCTCATCCCAGGGGTGAAGAAGATCTACATGCAG GTGGCATCCTTTATGGTGCTGGGCCTCATGTCCATGATGATCCCCCAGTGCACAATGTTCGAGggcttggtggtggtgtgtgtgttcctgggccTGTGTGACGGATGCTTCATCACCATCATGGCCCCCATCGCCTTCGAGCTGGTGGGCCCCATGCAGGCCTCGCAGGCCATTGGCTACCTGTTGGGCCTCATGGCACTACCCATGACCGCTGGACCTCCTATTGCTG GTCTCCTGCACGACTACTTTGGTAACTACCAGGTGGCGTTCTACCTGGCGGGGGTGCCCCCCATGGTGGGGGGCATGGTGCTATTCTTTGTGCCACTGGTGCACCGCCGCGCTCAGCAAGGCCAGCAGGGCGCGCCACAGGACCCCAGCGCCGACCACATGCTGCCCCCAGCCATGGCGAAGAGCTGCCCCAACGGGGACATGTTGCCCGGCTACACTGATGTGGAGACGCACATTTGA